A single window of Actinoallomurus bryophytorum DNA harbors:
- the gap gene encoding type I glyceraldehyde-3-phosphate dehydrogenase yields MTRIAINGFGRIGRSTLRALLERDSDLEVVAINDLASTETLAHLLKYDSTLGRLGRSVEVEETYLLVDGHRIMVLAEREPANLPWAELGVDVVLESTGRFTAADAARAHIHAGAKRVLLSAPSAGADVTLAYGVNTDAYEPGEHVIVSNASCTTNALAPLASVLDELAGIEHGFMTTVHAYTQEQNLQDAPHRDLRRARAAGVNIVPTTTGAAKAIGLVLPNLAGKLSGDSIRVPVPVGSIVELNTTVTRGVTRDEVLAAYRTAADGALKGILEYTDEPLVSSDITGRPASAIFDAALTRVDGKHVKVVAWYDNEWGFSNRVIDTLELLARG; encoded by the coding sequence ATGACCCGCATCGCCATCAACGGATTCGGCCGGATCGGACGTAGCACTCTCCGCGCGCTGCTCGAGCGCGACAGCGACCTCGAAGTGGTCGCCATCAACGACCTCGCCTCCACCGAGACCCTCGCCCACCTGCTCAAGTACGACAGCACCCTCGGCCGTCTCGGCCGCTCCGTCGAGGTCGAGGAGACCTACCTCCTGGTCGACGGTCATCGCATCATGGTGCTCGCCGAACGCGAGCCCGCCAACCTGCCGTGGGCGGAGCTCGGCGTCGACGTCGTGCTCGAGTCCACCGGCCGGTTCACCGCGGCGGACGCGGCCCGCGCGCACATCCACGCCGGGGCCAAGCGCGTTCTCCTGAGCGCTCCCTCCGCCGGCGCCGACGTCACGCTCGCGTACGGCGTGAACACCGACGCCTACGAGCCCGGCGAGCACGTGATCGTCTCGAACGCCTCGTGCACCACGAACGCGCTGGCTCCGCTGGCCTCCGTACTGGACGAACTGGCCGGCATCGAGCACGGCTTCATGACCACGGTGCACGCGTACACCCAGGAGCAGAACCTGCAGGACGCCCCCCACCGCGACCTGCGCCGCGCCCGCGCGGCCGGCGTGAACATCGTGCCCACCACCACCGGGGCAGCCAAGGCCATCGGCCTGGTGCTGCCGAACCTGGCCGGCAAGCTGTCGGGCGACTCGATCCGGGTGCCGGTCCCGGTGGGTTCGATCGTGGAGCTGAACACCACGGTCACGCGCGGGGTCACCCGCGACGAGGTGCTCGCGGCCTACCGCACCGCCGCCGACGGCGCGCTCAAGGGCATCCTCGAGTACACCGACGAGCCGCTGGTCTCCAGCGACATCACCGGCCGGCCGGCGTCGGCGATCTTCGACGCCGCCCTCACCCGCGTCGACGGCAAGCACGTCAAGGTGGTGGCCTGGTACGACAACGAGTGGGGCTTCTCCAACCGCGTCATCGACACCCTCGAACTCCTCGCGCGCGGCTGA
- a CDS encoding GlxA family transcriptional regulator, with protein sequence MSRENHHVAVLVLEGAKPLDVGIPAQVFGSRPTMPYEVRVCGAAPGLVTGGDGLSYHVAEGLDALKHADTIFIPGYREPATTEPPAAVVGALMAAHERGTRLAAISTGAFALAATGLLDGKRATTHWHYTRALAARHPLVRVDENVLFVDEGDVLTSAGAASGIDLCLHLVRRDHGVGQSNHVARRLVAAPYRSGGQAQYVPRSVPEPLGDLFASTREWALAHLAEPLTLDALARNARVSARTFSRRFVQDTGYTPMQWVLRARVDLARELLERTELGVEEIADRVGLGTGANLRLHFHRILGTSPTEYRHTFSA encoded by the coding sequence ATGAGCCGGGAGAACCACCACGTCGCCGTGCTCGTGCTCGAGGGCGCGAAGCCGCTCGACGTCGGCATCCCCGCGCAGGTGTTCGGCAGCCGGCCGACCATGCCGTACGAGGTACGGGTGTGCGGCGCCGCACCGGGGCTGGTGACCGGCGGCGACGGCCTCTCGTACCACGTGGCCGAGGGCCTCGACGCCCTGAAGCACGCCGACACCATCTTCATCCCCGGCTATCGAGAGCCGGCGACGACGGAACCACCGGCGGCGGTCGTCGGCGCGCTCATGGCCGCCCACGAGCGTGGGACCCGGCTCGCGGCCATCTCGACCGGGGCGTTCGCGCTGGCGGCGACCGGTCTGCTCGACGGCAAGCGGGCCACCACCCACTGGCACTACACGCGGGCTCTGGCCGCGCGGCATCCGCTCGTGCGGGTGGACGAGAACGTGCTGTTCGTGGACGAGGGCGACGTGCTCACGTCGGCGGGCGCGGCGTCCGGCATCGACCTGTGCCTGCACCTGGTGCGACGCGACCACGGCGTCGGGCAGTCCAACCACGTGGCGCGACGGCTCGTGGCGGCGCCCTATCGCAGCGGAGGGCAGGCGCAGTACGTGCCGCGAAGTGTGCCCGAGCCGCTCGGCGACCTGTTCGCGAGCACGCGTGAGTGGGCCCTGGCGCACCTCGCCGAACCGCTGACCCTCGATGCGCTGGCCCGCAACGCACGGGTGTCGGCGCGCACCTTCTCGCGGCGGTTCGTGCAGGACACCGGCTACACGCCGATGCAGTGGGTGCTCCGTGCGCGGGTGGACCTGGCGCGCGAGCTGCTCGAACGCACCGAGCTGGGCGTAGAGGAGATCGCCGACCGGGTCGGGCTCGGCACCGGCGCGAACCTGCGGCTGCACTTCCACCGCATTCTCGGCACCTCCCCGACGGAGTACCGGCACACCTTCTCGGCCTGA
- a CDS encoding MerR family transcriptional regulator, with translation MRIGELSKRTGVSPRSLRYYEEQGLLTSSRSDAGQRHYSEAEVQRVSLIRQLFDAGMSSRVIATVLPCVETPGDPGIVELAFATMTRERDRIDADIAHLIETRDALDVLIRANSRHRAELSTAREPAAQAS, from the coding sequence ATGCGGATCGGTGAGCTGTCCAAGCGTACGGGCGTGAGTCCGCGCTCACTGCGGTACTACGAAGAGCAGGGCCTGCTGACCAGCTCACGCTCCGACGCCGGGCAGCGTCACTATTCCGAGGCCGAGGTCCAGCGCGTGTCACTCATCCGGCAGCTGTTCGACGCGGGTATGTCCAGCCGGGTGATCGCGACTGTGCTGCCGTGCGTGGAGACCCCCGGTGACCCGGGCATCGTCGAGCTGGCGTTCGCGACGATGACGCGCGAGCGCGACCGGATCGACGCCGACATCGCGCACCTGATCGAGACCCGGGATGCGCTCGACGTGCTGATCAGGGCCAACAGTCGGCACCGTGCGGAGCTGTCCACGGCCAGGGAACCGGCGGCACAGGCATCCTGA
- a CDS encoding helix-turn-helix transcriptional regulator has protein sequence MSRPTARVLALLEILQAGGVHTLASLSERLGVDARTVRRYVDHLIDLDVPVESVRGRHGGYRLAGGYRMPPLMLTDDEALATLLGLMTAQRAGLAATSLAAADTATAKLRRVLPRPLARRLDALQATVRFTGPADDGVTGPGGRVLLTLAEAAWDRHPVEMRYSARDGRHSRRVVHPYGLVAHSGRWYVTGADSDSGEVRTFRVDRIEHLRALSGSFDQPEDFDAAAHVLTGLAQTPWSHDVALRVQASLDRIRSRFPEGIATVEEIRPTPAQPEDDPTERWFRVRIRAERLEWIAPLLAALDRPFVIERPDELRELVDDLARRLARYAARGA, from the coding sequence ATGAGTCGTCCTACCGCTCGCGTGCTCGCACTCCTGGAGATCCTCCAGGCCGGTGGCGTCCACACCCTGGCGAGCCTCTCCGAGCGGCTGGGCGTGGACGCGCGCACGGTCCGGCGATACGTCGACCATCTGATCGACCTCGACGTGCCCGTCGAGTCGGTGCGAGGGCGGCACGGGGGGTACCGGCTCGCTGGCGGATACCGGATGCCCCCGCTCATGCTGACCGACGACGAAGCACTGGCCACACTCCTCGGCCTGATGACCGCGCAACGGGCCGGGCTCGCCGCGACGTCACTCGCGGCCGCCGACACCGCCACCGCCAAGCTCCGTCGCGTGCTGCCCCGGCCGCTCGCTCGGCGGCTGGACGCGCTCCAGGCGACGGTGCGGTTCACCGGGCCGGCCGACGATGGCGTCACCGGCCCCGGCGGGCGCGTCCTGCTGACTCTCGCCGAGGCCGCTTGGGACCGGCACCCGGTCGAGATGCGTTACAGCGCCCGCGACGGCAGACACAGCCGGCGGGTCGTTCACCCGTACGGCCTCGTCGCCCACTCCGGCCGGTGGTACGTCACCGGCGCGGATTCGGACAGCGGGGAGGTGCGGACGTTCCGGGTCGATCGGATCGAACACCTGCGTGCGCTGTCCGGCTCCTTCGACCAGCCCGAGGACTTCGACGCCGCCGCCCATGTGCTGACCGGACTCGCACAGACCCCGTGGTCGCACGACGTCGCGCTCCGCGTTCAGGCGAGCCTCGACCGCATCCGGTCGCGGTTCCCCGAAGGAATCGCGACCGTCGAGGAAATCCGGCCGACGCCCGCACAGCCGGAGGACGATCCGACGGAGCGATGGTTCCGCGTCCGGATCCGCGCCGAGCGGCTGGAGTGGATCGCGCCCTTGCTCGCCGCGCTGGACCGCCCGTTCGTGATCGAGCGGCCGGACGAACTGCGCGAGCTCGTGGACGACCTGGCGCGACGTCTCGCACGGTACGCGGCCAGGGGGGCGTAG
- a CDS encoding alpha/beta fold hydrolase gives MRQIELSAGTIDYRDTGGEGPAIVLLHGLMMDVSLWDGPVAELSADHRCVAPTLPLGAHAHAMNADADLSLPGVARLVAEFLERLDLRDVTLVGNDTGGALVQLLMRSGAERVGRVVLASCEAFDNFPPGLTGRTLMLAGRLSPRMFGLFMQQMRLRMVRRLPIAFGRLTKRGDAATARWMKPVLSRPEIRRDTVRMLRAAGADTDLLLAAAEHLPGFDRPALVVWASGDRVMPPDHGRRLSELLPYGRLVEIDDSHTLIPLDQPARLAEVTREFTRGSARSDRTS, from the coding sequence ATGAGACAGATCGAGCTCTCCGCCGGGACGATCGACTACCGGGACACCGGCGGCGAGGGTCCCGCGATCGTGCTGTTGCACGGGTTGATGATGGACGTCTCGCTGTGGGACGGACCGGTCGCCGAACTGTCCGCCGACCACCGGTGCGTGGCGCCGACGCTGCCGCTCGGCGCCCACGCCCACGCGATGAACGCCGACGCCGACCTGTCTCTGCCCGGAGTGGCACGGCTGGTCGCGGAGTTCCTCGAGCGCCTCGACCTGCGCGACGTCACCCTCGTCGGCAATGACACCGGCGGCGCGCTCGTCCAACTGCTCATGCGCTCGGGTGCCGAGCGTGTGGGACGGGTCGTCCTCGCCTCCTGCGAGGCGTTCGACAACTTCCCGCCGGGGCTGACCGGTAGGACGCTCATGCTCGCCGGCAGGCTCTCGCCCCGGATGTTCGGGCTGTTCATGCAGCAGATGCGGCTGCGGATGGTCCGGCGACTCCCGATCGCCTTCGGCCGGCTGACCAAACGCGGGGACGCCGCCACCGCCCGGTGGATGAAGCCGGTCCTGAGCCGGCCGGAGATCCGCCGCGACACCGTACGGATGCTCCGGGCCGCAGGGGCCGACACCGATCTTCTGCTCGCGGCGGCCGAACACCTGCCGGGCTTCGACCGTCCCGCCCTCGTGGTCTGGGCGAGCGGGGACCGCGTGATGCCACCCGACCACGGCCGGCGTCTCAGCGAACTCCTCCCGTACGGGCGGCTGGTCGAGATCGACGACAGCCACACCCTGATCCCCCTGGACCAGCCGGCGAGGCTCGCCGAGGTCACACGGGAGTTCACCCGTGGGTCCGCGCGGTCAGACCGGACCTCCTGA
- a CDS encoding NADP-dependent oxidoreductase produces MGQAWGFGRYGGPEVQEFFDRPDPVPARDEVLIRVDVAGVNPLDHLLRSGLVSGLDGGRPFPRVLGMEASGTVLARGEDVDGIEVGDAVFGFALTGGGTYAETTVLSAPNTARIPAGLATTVAATLPVAGTTAVDALDQLGLPAGATVLVNGVGGGVGLAVGRLAVGRRLRVVGTGSAAKREHAEAIGVRFIDYAAGDVVAAARELVPDGFDGIVDLVGGTSLRTVAPLARDPRNVIAVGDSSVSELGGRPVERRLDRENLERSARLALDGLLAPVITAVHPLSDAPAALATVENGHTSGKVVIKVT; encoded by the coding sequence ATGGGGCAGGCGTGGGGTTTCGGCAGGTATGGCGGGCCCGAGGTGCAGGAGTTCTTCGATCGTCCCGATCCCGTCCCCGCTCGCGACGAGGTGCTGATCCGGGTCGACGTCGCCGGCGTGAATCCGCTCGACCACCTTCTGCGCTCGGGTCTGGTCTCCGGGCTCGACGGTGGGCGTCCGTTTCCCCGCGTGCTGGGCATGGAGGCATCGGGGACCGTTCTCGCCCGGGGTGAGGACGTCGACGGGATCGAGGTGGGTGACGCGGTCTTCGGCTTCGCACTCACCGGTGGCGGCACTTACGCCGAGACGACGGTGCTGTCGGCGCCGAACACCGCGCGCATCCCGGCGGGTCTGGCCACGACCGTGGCGGCGACGCTGCCAGTCGCCGGGACGACCGCGGTGGATGCGCTCGACCAGCTCGGCCTCCCGGCCGGTGCGACGGTCCTGGTCAACGGGGTCGGGGGCGGGGTCGGCCTCGCCGTCGGCCGGCTGGCCGTCGGGCGCCGGCTGCGTGTGGTCGGCACCGGGAGTGCCGCCAAGCGCGAGCACGCCGAGGCCATCGGGGTGCGGTTCATCGACTACGCCGCCGGGGACGTCGTCGCCGCGGCACGCGAGCTGGTTCCTGACGGCTTCGACGGGATCGTCGACCTGGTCGGAGGCACCTCGCTGCGGACGGTCGCTCCGCTGGCCCGGGATCCCCGCAACGTCATCGCCGTGGGAGATTCGTCCGTGTCCGAACTCGGTGGGCGTCCCGTCGAGCGCCGCCTCGACCGCGAGAACCTGGAGCGGTCCGCCCGGCTGGCCCTCGACGGGCTCCTCGCCCCCGTGATCACCGCGGTCCATCCGCTCTCCGACGCCCCGGCCGCCCTCGCCACCGTCGAGAATGGTCACACTTCCGGCAAGGTCGTCATCAAGGTGACATGA
- a CDS encoding DNA polymerase III subunit gamma and tau, which translates to MSLALYRKYRPATFAELKGQEHVAEPLQQALRNGRINHAYLFSGPRGCGKTSSARILARSLNCELGPTPEPCGKCDSCLALGPSGSGHIDVIEIDAASHGGVDDARDLRERAFFAPVAARYKIYIIDEAHMVTREGFNALLKLVEEPPAHLKFIFATTEPEKVIGTIRSRTHHYPFRLIPPGTLRELLEDILQKENVPYEPAAIPLVVRAGAGSARDSESILDQLLAGAGEEGITYARAVSLLGYTDATLLDEVVDAVASHDGGAVFAAIDRVMEGGQDPRRFAADLLERFRDLVILSNVPDAGTTGLLDVPPDELERMQAQASRLGLGELTRAADLLHTGLTEMRGATAPRLLLELICARILLPGAYDDESSLLARLDRLERRFAIGEGAPAAAMPPVRRPQPPTPADERHAPGPGHTTRSDPQREPSDNQPPRAQNQPPPAQNQPPPAQGGDPTSIVQRGPRRGEDERRAVDNSSAAGSSAASSQATPSQATPSRASNSAPDPAPASSSAGRSAAGPSSTAAADAPPSNAAERSAATPSNATPQAPGEVDWPTLHQPGQAQAQRPDSDQDQRTGQHAADEAPGEAPHETTPAQPGAVDVSAIRGMWVDILEAVKQRSKVAWIVLMEGVDVASLEGNVLTLAFANEGKRRGFTTGGKEVVLREALKEILGVDWRIDAVLDNGSGQSGRPSPPPSDPGGWGGAAAAPPAPREPRENRRQQEPRRPAENRTPPPTASASGIVPPPPGPFDEADEVDPEGDADAGTEAALTGMALIEQVLGGKVIQEIDNA; encoded by the coding sequence ATGAGTCTGGCTCTGTATAGAAAGTACCGGCCAGCGACGTTCGCCGAGCTCAAGGGGCAGGAACACGTCGCCGAGCCGCTTCAGCAAGCGTTGCGCAACGGGCGGATCAACCACGCGTACCTGTTCAGCGGGCCGCGGGGATGCGGGAAGACCTCGAGTGCGCGGATCCTGGCGCGTTCGCTCAACTGCGAGCTGGGGCCGACGCCCGAGCCTTGCGGCAAATGTGACTCGTGTCTTGCCCTCGGGCCGAGCGGCTCCGGGCACATCGACGTCATCGAGATCGACGCCGCGTCGCACGGTGGTGTGGACGACGCCCGCGACCTGCGTGAGCGTGCCTTCTTCGCGCCGGTGGCCGCGCGCTACAAGATCTACATCATCGACGAAGCGCACATGGTGACCCGTGAAGGGTTCAACGCGCTGCTGAAGCTCGTCGAGGAGCCGCCGGCCCACCTGAAGTTCATCTTCGCGACGACGGAGCCGGAGAAGGTCATCGGGACGATCCGGTCCCGTACGCACCACTATCCCTTCCGCCTCATTCCGCCCGGCACGCTGCGCGAGCTGCTCGAGGACATCCTGCAGAAGGAGAACGTCCCGTACGAGCCGGCAGCGATCCCCCTGGTCGTACGCGCCGGGGCCGGGTCCGCACGAGACTCCGAGTCGATCCTCGACCAGCTCCTCGCGGGCGCCGGCGAGGAGGGCATCACGTACGCCCGCGCCGTCTCGCTGCTCGGCTACACCGACGCGACCCTGCTGGACGAGGTCGTGGACGCGGTCGCGAGCCATGACGGTGGCGCGGTGTTCGCCGCCATCGACCGGGTGATGGAGGGTGGCCAGGACCCGCGGAGGTTCGCGGCCGACCTGCTCGAACGCTTTCGCGACCTGGTGATCCTGTCCAACGTGCCCGACGCGGGGACGACAGGCCTGCTCGACGTGCCACCGGACGAGCTGGAGCGCATGCAGGCGCAGGCGTCGCGGCTGGGTCTGGGAGAGCTGACACGCGCCGCCGACCTGCTGCACACCGGGCTCACCGAGATGCGCGGCGCGACCGCGCCGAGACTGCTGCTCGAACTCATCTGCGCGCGGATCCTGTTGCCCGGTGCGTACGACGACGAATCGTCACTGCTCGCCCGCCTGGACCGGCTCGAACGCCGCTTCGCCATCGGCGAGGGCGCCCCCGCGGCCGCGATGCCCCCGGTACGCCGCCCGCAACCCCCGACACCGGCCGACGAACGCCACGCACCCGGCCCCGGCCACACAACCCGCTCGGACCCCCAGCGCGAACCGAGCGACAACCAACCCCCGCGCGCCCAAAACCAACCCCCGCCCGCCCAAAACCAACCCCCGCCCGCCCAGGGGGGCGACCCCACTTCCATTGTCCAGCGAGGACCGAGGCGTGGGGAAGATGAGCGACGGGCTGTGGATAACTCCTCGGCCGCGGGCTCGTCGGCGGCTTCCTCGCAGGCCACACCCTCGCAGGCCACACCCTCGCGGGCATCGAACTCGGCACCGGACCCGGCGCCTGCCTCGTCGTCCGCGGGCCGGTCCGCCGCGGGTCCGTCCTCAACGGCGGCGGCCGACGCGCCGCCGTCCAACGCGGCAGAGCGCTCCGCCGCGACCCCCTCGAACGCGACGCCACAGGCGCCGGGCGAGGTCGACTGGCCCACTCTTCACCAGCCCGGGCAAGCGCAGGCACAACGGCCCGACTCGGACCAGGACCAACGGACCGGCCAGCATGCCGCGGACGAGGCACCCGGCGAGGCGCCGCACGAGACCACCCCCGCACAACCCGGCGCGGTCGACGTCAGTGCCATCCGTGGCATGTGGGTCGACATCCTCGAAGCGGTCAAGCAGCGCAGCAAGGTCGCCTGGATCGTCCTCATGGAAGGCGTGGACGTCGCCTCCCTGGAGGGCAACGTCCTCACCCTCGCCTTCGCCAACGAGGGAAAGCGCCGCGGCTTCACGACCGGCGGCAAGGAGGTCGTGCTCCGCGAGGCGCTCAAGGAGATCCTCGGCGTCGACTGGCGCATCGACGCCGTCCTCGACAACGGCTCCGGACAGAGCGGACGGCCGAGCCCACCCCCGTCCGACCCCGGCGGCTGGGGCGGTGCCGCGGCGGCGCCCCCCGCCCCCCGCGAGCCGCGAGAGAACCGCCGGCAGCAGGAGCCACGTCGGCCCGCCGAGAACCGTACGCCCCCTCCCACGGCGTCCGCGTCCGGCATCGTGCCGCCGCCTCCGGGCCCCTTCGACGAGGCCGACGAGGTCGATCCCGAGGGCGACGCCGATGCCGGTACGGAGGCCGCCCTCACCGGGATGGCATTGATCGAACAGGTGCTCGGCGGCAAGGTCATTCAGGAGATCGACAACGCTTGA
- a CDS encoding DUF952 domain-containing protein, whose amino-acid sequence MKIFHIAERPEWDAARQAGGPYEVSTRGQTLAEVGFIHASRDEEQVRTVERAFYADLDDLVLLVIDPQGLDVRHEPVGDDVFPHIYGPLPIEAVIDVRPLPGNR is encoded by the coding sequence ATGAAGATCTTCCACATCGCCGAACGCCCCGAATGGGACGCCGCCCGCCAGGCCGGCGGGCCGTACGAGGTGTCGACCCGAGGCCAGACCCTCGCGGAGGTCGGCTTCATCCACGCCTCGCGCGATGAAGAGCAGGTACGTACGGTCGAGCGCGCGTTCTACGCCGATCTCGACGACCTGGTGCTCCTCGTCATCGACCCGCAGGGCCTGGACGTACGCCACGAGCCCGTCGGGGACGACGTGTTCCCGCACATCTACGGCCCCCTGCCGATCGAGGCCGTCATCGATGTACGGCCCCTGCCGGGAAACCGGTAG
- a CDS encoding NADPH:quinone oxidoreductase family protein: MSVPTTMRALRQTSLNGVRDLRLITDAPVPSPGPGEVLIRVTAAGVNFVDISQARGTFAGGPQPPYLAGIEGAGEVTAVGEGVTDLRPGAHVIGVNGGAFAEYMVLPAAGALPVPTGWADEQALGLVVNWPTALAALRPLGGVTAGQTVLIHAAAGGTGQAAVRMAKHYGATVIATASRGKHEVVRALGADHVIDSRGTDIAAEVLRLTGGAGADLVLESVGGATFGASLAATKRVTGRVVVYGVAGGETAVTNWELVYKHQVHVIGLNIGTLIQAAPEIFGEVMGELSGLLAAGVLGPGRPTVYELAEGPKALAELEARATVGKLALRP, from the coding sequence ATGAGCGTTCCCACGACCATGCGCGCCCTGCGGCAGACGTCGCTGAACGGCGTGCGGGACCTGCGCCTGATCACCGACGCGCCGGTACCGAGCCCAGGCCCCGGCGAGGTCCTGATCCGTGTCACCGCGGCCGGCGTCAACTTCGTCGACATCTCCCAGGCCCGCGGCACGTTCGCCGGCGGCCCGCAGCCGCCCTATCTCGCGGGCATCGAGGGGGCCGGTGAGGTCACCGCCGTCGGCGAGGGGGTGACCGACCTCAGGCCTGGTGCCCACGTCATCGGCGTCAACGGAGGCGCCTTCGCCGAGTACATGGTGCTGCCCGCGGCAGGCGCGCTGCCGGTGCCGACGGGGTGGGCCGACGAGCAGGCGCTGGGCCTGGTCGTGAACTGGCCGACCGCGCTGGCCGCCCTCAGGCCACTGGGCGGCGTCACCGCGGGGCAGACCGTGCTGATCCACGCCGCGGCGGGCGGGACCGGTCAGGCCGCGGTGAGGATGGCCAAGCACTACGGCGCGACCGTGATCGCCACGGCGTCGCGAGGCAAGCACGAGGTGGTACGGGCGCTGGGCGCCGACCACGTCATCGACTCCCGCGGCACCGACATCGCCGCCGAGGTCCTGCGGCTGACCGGCGGCGCGGGTGCCGATCTGGTGCTGGAGTCCGTCGGGGGCGCCACGTTCGGCGCCAGCCTGGCCGCGACCAAGCGGGTCACCGGCCGGGTCGTCGTCTACGGCGTGGCCGGCGGCGAGACCGCGGTCACCAACTGGGAGCTGGTCTACAAGCACCAGGTCCACGTCATCGGCCTGAACATCGGCACCCTGATCCAGGCCGCGCCGGAGATCTTCGGCGAGGTCATGGGCGAGTTGTCCGGGCTCCTCGCCGCCGGGGTGCTCGGCCCCGGCCGGCCCACCGTGTATGAGCTGGCCGAGGGGCCGAAAGCACTCGCGGAACTCGAAGCGCGGGCCACCGTGGGCAAACTGGCACTGCGGCCCTGA
- a CDS encoding TetR/AcrR family transcriptional regulator — protein sequence MAARGRPRTFDPDVALRRALDLFWERGYEGTSLGGLAEAMGIASASIYACFGSKEDLFRKVMALYGTTSGEPPRRALREQPTARAAIHAMLRATADQITGPDTPHYCMLILAAPTGAVENHAVREFLAELRRGMLTEIRDRLARGVIDGDLTAPPADLDAIARYYTTVVQGLSIQARDGADRAELETVITCAMAAWDTLTSTPSHPVS from the coding sequence ATGGCTGCTCGCGGCAGGCCGCGCACATTCGACCCGGACGTCGCCCTGCGCCGGGCGCTGGACCTGTTCTGGGAACGCGGCTACGAGGGCACCTCGCTGGGCGGCCTGGCCGAGGCCATGGGTATCGCCTCGGCCAGCATCTACGCCTGCTTCGGCAGCAAGGAGGATCTGTTCCGCAAGGTCATGGCGCTCTACGGCACGACCTCAGGCGAGCCGCCCAGACGCGCACTGCGCGAACAGCCGACCGCGCGCGCCGCGATCCACGCCATGCTGCGCGCCACCGCCGACCAGATCACCGGCCCTGACACCCCGCACTACTGCATGCTCATCCTCGCCGCGCCGACAGGCGCCGTGGAGAACCACGCGGTACGGGAGTTCCTGGCCGAGCTCCGCCGCGGCATGCTCACCGAGATCAGAGACCGGCTCGCCCGCGGCGTCATCGACGGCGACCTGACCGCACCGCCCGCCGACCTCGACGCCATCGCCCGCTACTACACCACCGTGGTGCAAGGCCTCTCCATACAAGCCCGCGACGGCGCCGACCGCGCCGAACTGGAGACGGTCATCACCTGCGCGATGGCCGCCTGGGACACGCTCACCTCCACGCCGTCACACCCGGTGAGCTAG
- a CDS encoding VOC family protein: MTTQNPQGPAVHFASIRIVTDDVERMATFYEKATGRTAKRSTDDFAEIITPAGTIALASARTVRGLGAQAPRPAANQSVIIEFRVDDVDREYEALQQYDIAFVNEPTTQPWGNRSLLFRDPDGNLVNFFTPVTAEALARYEQ; the protein is encoded by the coding sequence ATGACCACTCAGAACCCGCAGGGACCTGCCGTTCACTTCGCCTCGATCCGCATCGTCACCGACGACGTCGAGCGAATGGCGACGTTCTACGAGAAGGCCACGGGCCGCACGGCGAAGCGATCCACGGACGACTTCGCCGAGATCATCACACCGGCGGGGACGATCGCCCTCGCGAGTGCCCGCACGGTGCGGGGGCTCGGTGCGCAGGCGCCCCGGCCGGCGGCCAACCAGAGCGTGATCATCGAGTTCCGCGTCGACGATGTCGACCGTGAGTACGAGGCCCTGCAGCAGTACGACATCGCGTTCGTGAACGAACCCACCACACAGCCGTGGGGAAACCGGTCGCTGCTGTTCAGGGACCCGGACGGCAACCTGGTCAACTTCTTCACACCCGTCACCGCGGAGGCCCTCGCGCGATACGAGCAATAG